In a genomic window of Flavobacterium lipolyticum:
- a CDS encoding SRPBCC family protein: MATNISTVLLNAPSEKVWNALTQPEWVKQWQYGSDLITDWKIGNEIRFRNEWEGQVFEQWGTVLEIIPNQKIKYSLFFPRPELEDKPENYFVMSYVLTEENQKTKLEIVQEDNRPGAVQEKPQDEENPILQALKALIES; encoded by the coding sequence ATGGCAACCAATATCTCTACAGTTCTTTTAAATGCTCCCTCAGAAAAAGTCTGGAATGCACTCACTCAACCGGAGTGGGTCAAACAATGGCAATACGGCAGTGACTTAATCACAGACTGGAAAATTGGTAATGAAATCAGATTTAGGAACGAATGGGAAGGTCAGGTTTTTGAGCAATGGGGGACTGTTTTGGAGATTATCCCCAATCAGAAAATCAAATATTCCTTATTCTTCCCCAGACCGGAATTAGAGGACAAACCCGAGAATTACTTCGTAATGAGTTATGTCTTAACAGAAGAAAATCAGAAAACAAAACTCGAAATTGTTCAGGAAGACAATCGCCCCGGAGCAGTTCAGGAAAAACCTCAGGATGAAGAAAACCCAATTTTACAAGCTTTAAAAGCTTTAATCGAATCGTAA
- a CDS encoding rhodanese-like domain-containing protein, which translates to MEAQIKHYENKLAFEIDPSDLFDALNNGEKVIAIDARKAFGFEAEHIPTAINIPHREMTLERTQHLDKEVLYVTYCDGIGCNASTKGALNMTKLGFKVKELIGGIEWWKLDGYATEGTKGGQTGLRMECAC; encoded by the coding sequence ATGGAAGCACAAATTAAACATTATGAGAATAAGCTGGCGTTCGAAATAGATCCGTCTGATTTATTTGATGCCCTGAACAATGGAGAGAAAGTAATCGCTATTGATGCGCGCAAAGCTTTTGGCTTTGAAGCAGAACACATTCCCACAGCAATCAATATTCCGCATCGTGAAATGACGCTGGAGCGTACCCAACATTTAGACAAAGAAGTTTTGTATGTAACTTATTGTGATGGAATTGGCTGCAATGCTTCGACAAAGGGCGCCTTGAATATGACAAAACTCGGCTTTAAGGTGAAAGAGTTAATAGGAGGGATCGAGTGGTGGAAGTTGGACGGTTATGCCACTGAGGGAACAAAAGGGGGACAGACAGGTTTGAGAATGGAATGCGCCTGTTAA
- a CDS encoding LysR family transcriptional regulator has translation MEIRHLRLIKAIVEEGSITKAIDKLHLTQSALSHQLKEAEYQLGTAIFLRSNKKLVLTKAGEKIYELANEILDKLLQTELQIKQMVYGEYGEIRISTECFSSYHWLPSVLKQFHFLYPNVELKIVTEATHIPIQKLLENTIDIAVISDQIKDNNIRYIELFQDEMVMAVSENHAWATKKYVVAKDFIDEHLLIHSFPMETVTIHQFVLAPAKVTPRKITALPLTEASLEMVKADMGVISMAKWALLPHLKNNPIKAVQIGKNGLKRKHFIAIRENQEYPDYFYRFITFLQNEINLQWNIQ, from the coding sequence ATGGAAATACGTCATTTACGATTAATAAAAGCAATTGTTGAAGAAGGAAGCATCACTAAGGCAATTGACAAGTTGCATCTGACACAATCGGCTTTGAGCCATCAGCTTAAAGAAGCCGAGTATCAATTGGGAACCGCCATTTTTCTGCGCAGCAATAAAAAACTGGTTCTAACCAAAGCCGGCGAAAAGATCTACGAACTTGCCAATGAAATTTTGGACAAACTTTTGCAAACCGAATTGCAAATCAAACAAATGGTTTATGGAGAATACGGTGAAATCAGAATTAGCACCGAATGTTTTTCAAGTTATCATTGGCTGCCATCGGTTTTAAAACAATTTCATTTTTTATATCCAAACGTCGAACTTAAAATTGTAACCGAAGCAACCCATATTCCGATACAAAAATTACTGGAAAACACCATCGATATTGCCGTAATAAGCGATCAGATCAAAGACAACAACATTAGATATATTGAGCTTTTTCAGGATGAAATGGTTATGGCCGTCTCTGAAAACCACGCCTGGGCAACTAAAAAATATGTGGTAGCCAAAGATTTTATCGATGAACATTTACTCATTCACTCCTTTCCGATGGAAACGGTTACCATACATCAGTTTGTACTGGCCCCCGCCAAGGTAACCCCCAGAAAAATAACTGCCCTGCCGCTTACAGAAGCATCGCTCGAAATGGTCAAGGCCGATATGGGGGTAATATCAATGGCAAAATGGGCCTTGTTACCTCATTTGAAAAACAATCCGATAAAAGCTGTACAAATTGGAAAAAACGGTTTAAAAAGAAAACACTTTATTGCTATTCGGGAAAATCAGGAATATCCGGACTACTTTTATCGCTTCATCACTTTTTTACAAAACGAAATCAATCTTCAATGGAATATTCAATAA